One genomic region from Acidimicrobiales bacterium encodes:
- a CDS encoding zf-HC2 domain-containing protein: protein MTEMNCTQVRILVTEYTLGILEPAVARQVSAHVSSCTACRYEVDETGAVGDQLLDLIPDAEPPLG from the coding sequence ATGACTGAGATGAACTGCACGCAAGTTCGGATCCTCGTCACCGAATACACCCTTGGAATCCTCGAACCTGCAGTGGCCCGCCAAGTGTCCGCCCACGTCTCGAGTTGCACCGCGTGCCGCTACGAGGTTGACGAGACCGGAGCAGTCGGTGACCAACTCCTCGATTTGATCCCCGATGCCGAGCCACCACTCGGGT
- a CDS encoding sterol desaturase family protein, which translates to MTDPPTRARGVWLAALLLTSAAGWLLFLGLAELARAHLILRAFSSAQSQMVGPVLTAVVVTTFMAERVWPAVPRPARARAHMVDAAYFFVYAAAVPLVTLLNTGFAVAVGRYAHVLVLERLPFLPKAMGVAIILVGIDAMNWVAHWGNHRSSPLWRFHALHHSQEEMSVLTTFRTHPLTHASYLPALIPAVVLEANGAVPTATLVVYGSLVAVSHANLPWQYGPLGRVLISPGFHRLHHASSAVDGKQVVNFGFVLTVWDRMARTAAFPGSTTPVPTGIEGRPVAVEQAAPGRRLLPLVAEQLSQPFRLRSGLEG; encoded by the coding sequence GTGACTGATCCACCGACCCGCGCCCGGGGGGTATGGCTGGCGGCGCTCCTGTTGACCTCCGCTGCCGGCTGGCTCCTATTCCTGGGTTTGGCAGAGCTCGCCCGGGCGCATCTGATACTCCGGGCGTTCAGCTCGGCCCAGAGCCAGATGGTCGGTCCCGTCTTGACAGCTGTCGTAGTGACGACGTTCATGGCCGAGCGGGTGTGGCCGGCGGTCCCGCGCCCTGCGAGAGCTCGCGCCCACATGGTCGACGCTGCATACTTCTTCGTCTACGCGGCTGCCGTACCCCTGGTGACCTTGCTCAACACGGGCTTCGCGGTGGCTGTCGGCCGCTACGCCCACGTTCTGGTATTGGAGAGGCTGCCGTTCCTGCCGAAGGCGATGGGGGTCGCAATAATCCTCGTCGGCATCGACGCCATGAACTGGGTGGCGCACTGGGGCAACCACCGGTCGTCACCGTTGTGGCGGTTTCATGCGCTCCATCACTCGCAGGAGGAGATGAGCGTCCTCACGACATTCAGGACGCACCCGCTGACCCACGCTTCCTACCTACCCGCGCTGATCCCCGCGGTGGTGCTCGAGGCGAACGGGGCGGTGCCTACCGCCACATTGGTCGTGTACGGCAGCCTGGTGGCGGTTTCGCACGCCAACCTGCCCTGGCAATACGGGCCACTCGGTCGGGTGCTGATCAGTCCCGGGTTCCATCGACTCCACCACGCCAGTTCCGCGGTCGACGGTAAGCAGGTAGTCAACTTCGGGTTCGTGCTCACCGTCTGGGACCGCATGGCGCGAACCGCTGCATTCCCGGGAAGCACGACTCCCGTCCCGACGGGGATCGAAGGCAGGCCGGTAGCGGTGGAGCAGGCGGCGCCGGGTCGGAGGCTCCTGCCGTTGGTCGCCGAACAGTTGTCGCAGCCTTTCCGGCTACGAAGCGGACTGGAGGGATGA
- a CDS encoding Zn-ribbon domain-containing OB-fold protein, with protein sequence MSDPAARVGAALSRLARLIEDQYETPPPLGASVGGVVFGAFAPVELFAAPGDWAGAAGGLVFEDEPQAARPAETAKLKPAVNTSLRTCKRRSAMSCPFPSTRVGNAWLYIRMAGAVEMAWKAGRAAGAVRWVGGCAPAARVPRKLDVPPASGKAAPQPTPETAPYWEAANNRELKIQYCNSCSRHFFYPRIACPRCGSADVTWVKASGRARLHTYLINHRPASGFEEDAPYAIAVVELEEGPRMMTNIVGVPNTPEELQLDMALEVRFEPRGKDGEQLVPVFTPSTQA encoded by the coding sequence GTGTCAGATCCGGCAGCTCGCGTTGGGGCGGCGCTGTCGCGGCTAGCACGGCTGATCGAAGATCAGTACGAGACCCCGCCGCCGCTGGGGGCGAGCGTGGGAGGCGTCGTGTTCGGAGCGTTCGCACCCGTCGAGTTGTTTGCAGCCCCCGGTGACTGGGCGGGCGCGGCCGGCGGGCTTGTCTTCGAGGACGAGCCGCAGGCGGCCAGGCCGGCCGAGACCGCCAAGCTCAAGCCTGCCGTCAACACCAGTTTGCGAACCTGCAAGCGCCGATCTGCCATGTCGTGTCCTTTCCCGTCCACCCGCGTGGGCAACGCCTGGCTCTACATACGTATGGCCGGAGCTGTGGAGATGGCGTGGAAGGCCGGCCGCGCTGCCGGCGCTGTCCGGTGGGTAGGCGGTTGCGCGCCGGCAGCTCGCGTGCCTAGAAAGCTGGATGTGCCCCCCGCTTCCGGCAAAGCAGCACCTCAGCCGACGCCCGAGACGGCCCCCTACTGGGAGGCAGCCAACAACCGCGAGCTGAAGATCCAGTACTGCAACTCCTGCTCGCGCCATTTCTTCTACCCGCGCATCGCCTGTCCGCGATGCGGCTCTGCTGACGTGACCTGGGTCAAAGCCTCGGGTCGCGCCAGGCTGCACACCTACCTGATCAACCACCGCCCGGCGTCCGGATTCGAAGAAGACGCGCCCTACGCCATCGCGGTCGTCGAGCTCGAAGAAGGACCCCGGATGATGACCAACATCGTCGGCGTCCCCAACACCCCCGAAGAGCTTCAACTCGACATGGCTCTCGAGGTGCGCTTCGAACCACGCGGCAAGGATGGCGAGCAACTCGTCCCCGTCTTCACACCGTCGACACAAGCATGA
- a CDS encoding sigma-70 family RNA polymerase sigma factor produces the protein MTRVGLPVEWMTDDALLAGFSAGGPDVQLAFVRRFQAHVYAVALAVVGDAVLAEDVAQQAFIRAWKRSSTFDSRRGTVRGWLTTVTRNAAVDMLRVRKPDPVDPTDLIRLLGPVQDGPGEVAIRNEAHAHLRSCIRQLPPEQARALVMAGMYRMTAQEVADAEGIPLGTAKTRIRTAMTRLRERLSSPEVAHD, from the coding sequence GTGACGAGGGTGGGGCTACCTGTGGAGTGGATGACGGATGACGCCCTGCTCGCCGGTTTCTCGGCGGGAGGACCTGACGTTCAGCTCGCGTTCGTCCGGAGGTTTCAAGCCCACGTCTACGCGGTGGCCCTTGCAGTTGTCGGCGATGCCGTCCTCGCGGAGGATGTGGCCCAGCAGGCCTTCATCCGAGCCTGGAAGCGGTCCTCTACGTTCGACTCGAGACGCGGCACCGTCAGGGGCTGGCTCACCACTGTCACCAGGAACGCGGCGGTCGACATGCTTCGAGTGCGCAAGCCCGACCCTGTCGATCCTACGGACCTCATTCGCCTGCTCGGACCGGTCCAGGATGGGCCGGGAGAGGTGGCCATTCGCAACGAGGCGCACGCTCACCTCCGCTCGTGCATCCGGCAGCTGCCGCCCGAACAAGCCCGAGCACTGGTGATGGCCGGGATGTACCGGATGACCGCACAGGAAGTCGCCGATGCAGAAGGGATCCCGCTCGGAACCGCGAAGACGAGGATCAGGACTGCAATGACCCGGCTTCGGGAACGCCTCTCCTCGCCGGAGGTGGCCCATGACTGA
- a CDS encoding DoxX family protein: protein MTVVDAWIRWAGRIYGWSDKAKGAPVTRDLALLGARVALAWIFIYHGTATLFGAFGGPGLHRASIFYGTVAHLHPATFFTVLGGIIECFGGAAVGLGTFARLAAASLTGDMAMAMLTVTFSNGIASNLPGGGYELNLALATLAFVVAMLGTGKFSLDTAVRATWERRLASRRLVASERSAIGSDEGYDNRPDRLATS from the coding sequence ATGACGGTGGTAGATGCATGGATCAGGTGGGCCGGCAGGATCTACGGCTGGTCGGACAAGGCTAAGGGGGCTCCCGTCACCAGAGACCTAGCTCTGCTCGGTGCCCGTGTAGCGCTCGCGTGGATCTTCATCTACCACGGGACCGCGACCCTCTTCGGTGCGTTCGGAGGACCCGGACTCCATCGAGCATCGATCTTCTACGGCACAGTTGCACATCTCCACCCGGCGACTTTCTTCACAGTCCTCGGCGGGATCATCGAGTGCTTCGGGGGCGCCGCTGTCGGGCTCGGCACCTTCGCACGGTTGGCTGCTGCGAGCCTCACAGGTGACATGGCCATGGCGATGCTGACCGTCACCTTCTCCAACGGGATCGCCTCCAATCTCCCCGGCGGCGGCTACGAGCTGAACCTCGCGCTCGCAACGTTGGCTTTCGTCGTCGCGATGCTCGGCACAGGCAAATTCTCCCTGGACACCGCCGTGCGGGCGACCTGGGAAAGGCGCCTCGCCTCCCGGCGCCTGGTCGCATCAGAGCGGTCAGCCATCGGCAGCGACGAAGGGTACGACAATCGCCCTGATCGACTCGCTACCTCGTAA